From the Xenopus laevis strain J_2021 chromosome 7L, Xenopus_laevis_v10.1, whole genome shotgun sequence genome, the window CATGTTGGTCTGTACGCTCCTTCCCCACCAGTCCGGCTGGGAACAGTTTTCATGGTCCACCACCAGTAGAAGTCCCTGCTGCAACTTATCTGGGGCTGGGCCACCGGCTAGAATAACAGTCAGATACATCAAGTCAGAGCTCGAACTCTCCAATGAgcaaaaggagaactaaagcctaacaaaaAAGTATGTCAGAAAtgctaaacttagcttctcaacagctatccagagcccactgagcatgtgcagtgcacgGTGACCTCTGCTCTGAAAGTACCAGCAGGAGGTACCAATGAAAGATGCCATTTTATGGGGACCCTTGCACTAACAAATTGGTACGTTATAAGTATGACTTACTTTGAAGATTGCCCCAGCCTGTAACATAGCAGCCAAATTGGTGTGGAAGGATGAACCCAGCTGGGGGCAAACAGGCAGGTTGGATGGTGTCAGTGGATTCCACACTTTCCTCCAGTTTGATGAGTGAGATATCAAAGCTGGAAAAGAAGAAATACATCCAATTTCAGGATCACAGACACCCAGCACTTTCAGTTGGTGGCATCGAACCCGATATTTTCCATTTGACATGACAAAGGAAATACCATGACCAGAGAGACATTACCCATTGGACAGTCTGTTTGGGTTCCATTGGGAATGGTTAATCAGTTTGATGACGTTGATGGTTTTCTGTCCGGATTCAACCTGTCGGAGATTGTGTTTCCCGAGCTGCACTCTGTAAGTATTGGATGAACTGAAAAGAAGACAGTATTAGAATAGGGAACATGTAGGTGTTCACTGCAGCAGGGTCAGAGGTAATCTCTGTAGGTGTGAATGTGTGTAATGAGTGAGTAAGTGAGTGAGTGAGGCAATGCAGTATTTGGGGGGTGAGACAGATCAAGTCCTTCATATGAAGGTTGTCACAATTAAGACTAAGCCTGGGAAGAGGTTACTAGGCTTGAGACCAAACTGAGTCCAATAGTACACAGTGGCGAGTCAGTTTGGAGACCATAAGTTGTACTTACAAATGTTTGTGTAAGAGTATTTGTCTGGTTTCCTAAGCAGGAATATGGGTCTTGTGTTGACCAAGCCTTGGAGAAAACCCAAGCTCATAGAGCAGACAGGACAACAACATTCAACATATGGTCTCCACACCAACATTGACTATCACACAATAGAAACAACTGGTTACGTTTTGAAATTGGCCATTTCCAAAGCTTTTGTAAGAATGTGAGAATCTTGACTCAACTGGCAAATCCTACAACTGCAGTAAAAGAGCCAACCGAGAGAAGATCAGCTGTCTGTAGAATGATAGAAATCGTAGCTTAGAAACAGCTGGAGAAGACAAAAGAAGACCCAGTGAATAAGACATTGATATTTAAGCTAAAGGAAACTAACTGTGTGGCCAAGATGTTGACCCTTCTGTCTGAATATTGAGTAGCTTCTAgttgtcaagttttttttgtctttgtctttTTAATGTATCCCCCCAGCCAACCCTAAAAGTAGTTGACTCCATCCGCACCCAATATTTACATACCTGATACAGTGAGCCGCAGTTAGAACCCAGTTGGATGCCACAAGGCTCCCCCCACATGTGTGATACCAGTAGCCATTATAGAGATACTGCAGGGAAACCTACAAAGAAGCAAGTAACAAGCCGTTCTCATTCTACTgggcttttattttaatttttagaggtaAAGTGAGCACAGACTTCTAATTAATTTCTAGACTGGTTTAGTGCATCTACATTGTCTTATAGTCTTATCTTTCTAGAAGAAACCTGTCACTGTAGATGGAGGATTTCCCAGCCCTGTATTCTACAACAGTTATATTTGTGTTTAGTTCAAGCCCCTTTTTGATATACAATATTTGGTCAGGGCCTCtcttgctcataacaaggtttattaaagatatataaaaacattgccaTATCAGCCATTCAATTATAGTTGTAAGGATACAGCAAGTTAGTGGTcacccaaatctcatcctaactgaccttcaagcaaGGATTTCAGGAGAATATAGGAAAGCAAGAAGATATTCTCACCAAATCTCGCGCTAATTAACCTTCAAGCAAGGATTCCAGGAGAACTTAGGAAAGCTTTGAGacattcttcccaaatctcaccctaactggccttcaagcaaGGATTCCAGGAAAATTTAGGAATGCAAGgagacattctccccaaatcttatcctaactggtcttcaagTAATGATTTAGAAGAATTTAGCAATGCAAGGAGACATTCTCCCCAAAAGTCATCCCAAATGACCTTCAATCAATGATTTCAGGAGACTTTAGGAAAGCAAAGAgatattctccccaaatctcaacctaactggccttcaagtaATGATTCCAGGAGACTTTAGGAAAGTAAGgagacattctccccaaatctcatcctaactgacaTTCAAATAATGATTCCAGGAGAATTTAGCAAAAGCAAGGAGACATTCTCTCCCCCTAACTAGCCTTCAAGCAAGGATTCCATGAGAATTAAGGAAAGCAAGGAGACTTTCTCCCCAAatgtcaccctaactgaccttcaaccaaGGATTCCAAGAGAATTTAGGAAAGCAATGAAACATTCTCCCCAAATGTCATCCCAAACGGCCCCCCTTGTTGTGATACCCCTTAAGCAACCTTTGCACTAAAGTGCTGAATATAGAGTTCATACAGACATTTAAGTGGGTCAGAACGTTGTGCAGGTGTTAAAGAAAGTCCTAAAATTCGGTGACAATTTTTGCAAACTTCACACACATATTGGAGTAAAACCATGCCAGTTTTCTCCATAATTGTCAGTTTAGAGTAGTCCTCCCCAGTATCTTCAACATAATGGCAACCGTGCTGTGGGCAAGCTAGTGACCAGCCTTTCCTGCATCTCTCACTGGGGACCCCAATGCCCTTCTACATCAGGGCCTGGTGTGACATTTTTGTGCATGTTTCAGTAATGTATCATAGCAATTCCATAGATAACTTACCTGCCAGGGCCAGCTGTGTGGGACAGTGTCCTCCCCGTTGACCACTCGGGAAACAACAGGCTGGTAGGTGGGCACGCCACAGCTGTAGGCTGCAGGAAAAAGACTGATCAGTGGCCACATTCAAGCCATGCTGGGGGTTCAATCCATAAGGGGCACCATCTCAGTATTTTTCTTGCTTATATGTGGTTAGTGGAGAAGCTACGTTTGCAGATGGAGTTGGTTTAAGGAACCCACAGCAATCAATCAGTAATTCACCATTTTACTGCAACTAGACTAATTAGCCCACTGTCAGCTTCTAAATGACCCCATTGTTTCACCTGTTCAGACTGCATTCTCTGGTCACAGTTCTCTCTGGAATCTCAAGGGTCAGTTGTAAGAAGGGCTCTTACCTATTGTTTCTCTCTAAAAGAGCCAGTTTGAGACACTTATCTACTACTGCCTTCCCCTAGTGATGGAACAGACTGAAAGGGAGCCTGAGCAGTTTGCTAGATAgtttaggggctcatttataaacactgggcacatctgcacttgggcagcaacccataggaaccaatcagtgattgtcttttttcagccagctgcagataGAAGAATGAAAGCAtgcatctgattggttaccattgGTTattgcccaggggcaaatttgaccattgtttataaatgagcccaagtgAGCCGAATGAATGTATCAACACAAACAATTCTATAGTGATTTTATAAAGTATGATGATAATTAACAAGCACGTCCCTTTACAGCcttaacagaatccctttaaatacaattacacagaaagaaaaaatataaaaatgtacaaaaatgtacTGCAATGCAACCTACCACCAGCCACGCACAGCGCTAACACCAACAGTGGATTCATGTTCCTCAATGGGATCTGTAGTGTCTGCCTtgggctttatttatataaatatacttgtccTTTATCAACGTTTGCCCTATTTTGGGACTGATAAGAAACTAAATCGGGCAGCTGGAACTATTTTTTACCCTGACCTTGTGTAAAAGACACATTTTGTTCCATCAGAATGTTGAATGTTTCCAAatctttcatggaaaaatattcaCACCTGCGAGAGATTTTCTGCAACTCAGTGTTCTCTACGACAGGTCTTATAGCCTCAGCCTATcccaatatataaaatgtaatacccCCCAGTTCTCCCAAACGGCTTATCAATATCCAAGAGGCAGTATTGATATCTCTGGGAATGGAATGGGGTAACACAACCAAATTGTGAGGCTTGGGGAATTTTCAGAATTTGTGTTTTGGCCTTCTCCATAGAGGAGCAAATAAATAAGATTCATAACTGAAACACTGCAGAGTTGCAAAAAATAAACCaatacaaaaaaactcaaatttccacTTTCTAGCAGCTCTTCTAAGAACCATCTTAAGAAGAAACTTGTCCCTCCATGGACATCATTGCCTACACCATTTCTGGACAAATTGCATTTTGTTGCTTCCTCCATGATCAAGGCCCAGCCTGAAACTTAAACAATAGTAATGTAAGATGCCACCTAGTCATTCTAGCATTTTGTTTTTCATAATATAAATCCAAGATGATGATCTGTGATTCAAGTGAACCCTCTCACTTATGTATGATAGCGTAAGGATTCCAAAGCTCATTTGGTTGCAAGTCCTTCTTTCTCAATAGTAGAGTTGTTCTGTTCATAAGAGAACAGTGTTTGGCTTATGGAATGGATAAGATGTTCCTCACCATCCATGTCTTGACCAAGGACTGCACCCAACCCTTCCTCTAATGCATCAGATGATACAGTCAACgtgtttttcaaaaatttggtatGTAAAACCGGTCTTAACCTTTTATTTTCTAAGAAAGCCTGTTTACAGCAGTtctattgcttcttttttttttagtcgaTGGAGCAACTATGGCAAAAAATCCATGTATGAAGCGCCTAGAGTATCCTGCAAGCCCAGGAAATGAGCTGACTTCTTTCTTTGTAGTAGGAATGTTGGTAGACTTAATGGCTTGTACTATTGAAACTTTCCCATTACCCAAAATTTATTCAAGATGTTTGTTTCTTGTGGAAACCCAATgaacattttttgtgattaatgGTAAAACTAGCCTGTTCTGTTTGACCAATTACTTTTCTCTGGTGATTTAAATGATCTACCCATGGCTTGGTGTAGATTATAACATCATCCAAGTTAATAGCACTGTACCTAACATGATCTTGTAGGAGTATATCCATAGCTCTCTGGAAAGTAGATGGAGCACCATGTTGTCCAAATAGCATAGCCTTAAAATGACACACGCCACTAGCCAGAACACCCTTGGCCAGTTGAACCAATAAAGGGTTTTACCGAAGCCTTGCAGCCTAAATGACCAACGTAGCTAAAGGTGATGACTACATATTGaggatatgaaacgcgtcaggattggTGAATGTTTTTAGCTTGCTGAAATAAATACTTGCAATTTTACATACATGTGGACTCTGGAGTGCCAAACCACATCCACTTATAAACTTGCACTGACAGACCATCCCATGTGTGTAAAATGGGGGTTGGCTGGAGGGTACATTCTAaatgccagttagggggagatttggggtgagtgcttatttgtgccctgggtactcctggaactatagcagggtgactgttaccccaatgtttctatatatctgtaaccttgttatgagctatgggggcccagtctgaaggtcagttaggaggagatttggggtgagtgcttatttgtgccctgggtactcctggaactatagcagggtgactgttaccccaatgtttcaatatatcgataaccttgttatgagctaagggggcccagtctgaaggccagttagggggagatttggggtgagtgcttatttgtaccctgggtacccctggaactatagcagggtgactgttaccccaatgtttctatatatctgtaaccttgttatgagctaagggggcccagtctgaaggtcagttaggaggagatttggggttagtgcttatttgtaccctgggtacccctggaactatagcagggtgactgttaccccaatgtttctatatatctgtaaccttgttctgagctaagggggcccagtctgaaggccagttagggggagatttggggtgagtgcttatttgtaccctgggtacccctggaactatagcagggtgactgttaccccaatgtttctatatatctgtaaccttgttatgagctaagggggccgagcctgaaggccagttagggggagatttggggtgagtatttgctgtcctagataatAGTGGCCAAATATTGACCCTCAAAGTAATCTTCAACCAAAACAACCCAAAACCACTGATGTTTGACACCCAGTAGAATTATATCCCACTTATTTTATCTGGTGGAAGCTTTTTGCTGTATTATGATAACCAAAGACAGTGTGATGCTTGTCATGTATAGAGTTGAATTAATCCATATACCCAAGTCAACCCTCTGTTGTTTATTTCctgattgggtttatttctaTCATCAGTGCAAGTGTGAGTTTGGCTCTCATACCTAGAGAAAAGGACCTCAGTGTCTCAGCAGTCTCCTTAACTGGTCCATATAGAAAGTGTTTGGACCCCATTTTCAGGGGATCCTAAAACTGCCACAAACATTAACTTTAACCAGAGCCATTGGTGAATTTGATCAACACACATTTaaatgtgcatttaaaaacaTCTACTGAGCATATAAAAATGCATATCTCGcatttatatgcttttttttttttttaaacggaaCTAAGTGCATTTTTGAGCTCCAAATGCAACCCTCTATTCTGTTCTTTTGAATGCACATTAAgaataattaaaagaataaagccTGTTTCATTTCTAAAGATAAAACACAAGTCTGAATGCACAAACCGACAGTAATTAAGAATATAATGCAACCACTGAGCTAATGGGATTATATGTGCTCAAACATGCCTCTCAATGTgcattaaacacatttaaaatgatttatttccaaaatgtatcaTTAACCCTCAGCACAATATCTTGGAGCCATGCAAGTCTTAATGAACGCAATTGAAGCAATTTGTCGGATCCAACAAGTTCCGGTCTTTGGGAACCGATGGCAGAGGAATCTTAGTTGGAGGCGATTATCTGGAAGGTGAAACACAGAAAGTTAGAACAGCACAACTGATTTAATTTGTGTGTCCCTTCCTACAAATCTGACACTCTGATATTGTGCCTGAGACACAGACAGAATGATGTATCTAGCCAGGTGgtggtagttcccctttaacatatttaaCCCCACCTCCCATTCGTCCTCAGGTGCTTTCTTCTCACATgacctttaattatatatattcaaaCTAAAATTCCAATGAGATTCAATCATGTCCCATGTAACCCCCCTCCGAGTGCCGCATTCTCACCGTGCTGATCCAGCTGTTGAATTCTGAGACACGAGAGAAGACTGAGGGTTTCTTGGAATAATTGCACCCTAGGGATGAGCCAAAACTGACCACTCCATGGACCTCCCAAGCTCCATGAGTGTTCCTGCAGTTAAGTGGTCCTCCTGAGTCCCCCTGCCAGAGACACAAGGAAATCCTATTCATTAACCCAAGATCATCCCTTACTCCACAGTGATACCTTTCCTACTTGATATGTACCTactatatagagacagagacaagaggaaagtgttggaaaacAGGGATTAAAggtacagttcagtgtgaaaataaaaactgggtaaatagaaaggctgtgcaaaatataaaatgtatctaatatagttagttaggcacaaatgtaatgtataaaggctggagtgactggatgtgtaacataatagccagaacactatttcaaCATTCTCCTTTGGAAGAGACTGATATATTTTTGAAGCAGTGTCCCTGTCACTTTACTGCTTAAGAAACTCACTTGCCtaccattttaaatgtttttcttcccATGTTCAGTAATTTTTGGGTTCCTATCTCCTGCTATTGCCATCTTGCTTTCGCACAAAACTGTGCAGTGACTTGCCCAACTTACATTGCAGCTTGAGGTGATGCCGTCCcccccagcacagatcatgttgGTCCGTACACCATCTCCCCACCAGTCCCACTGGGAGCAGTTTTCATGGTCCACAACCAGTAAAAGCCCTTGCTGTAGAATATCTGGCTCTGGGCCACCGGCTGGAATGACAGTTATGTATGTAGGGTGAATGACAGGTATGTAGGATGAAAGGCAGTTAGGGATGCATGATGAATGACAGTTAGATATGTAGGATGAATGACAATTAGGTATGTAGGATGGATGACATTAGGTATGTAGGGTGAATGACAGTTAGGTATGTAGGATGAATGACAGTTAGGTATGTAGGGTGAATGACAGGTATGTAGGGTGAATGACAGGTATGTAGAATTAATGACAGTTAGATATGTAGGGTGAATGACAGGTATGAAGGGTGAACGACAGTTAGGTATGTAGGATGAATGACAGGTATGTAGGGTGAACGACAGTTAGGTATGTAGGATGAATGACAGGTATGTAGGGTGAATGACAGTTAGGTATGTAGGATGGATGACATTAGGTATGTAGGGTGAATGACAGTTAGGTATGTAGGATGAATGACAGTTAGGTATGTAGGGTGAATGACAGGTATGTAGGGTGAATGACAGGTATGTAGAATTAATGACAGTTAGATATGTAGGGTGAATGACAGGTATGAAGGGTGAACGACAGTTAGGTATGTAGGATGAATGACAGGTATGTAGGGTGAATGACAGTTAGGTATGTAGGATGGATGACATTAGGTATGTAGGGTGAATGACAGTTAGGTATGTAGGATGAATGACAGTTAGGTATGTAGGGTGAATGAAAGGTATGTAGGGTGAATGACAGGTATGTAGAATTAATGACAGTTAGATATGTAGGGTGAATGACAGGTATGAAGGGTGAACGACAGTTAGGTATGTAGGATGAATGACAGGTATGTAGGGTGAATGACAGTTAGGTATGTAGGATGAATGACAGTTAGGTATGTAGGGTAAATGACAGTTAGGTATGAAGGATGAATGACAGGTATGTAGGTTGAATGACAGTTAGGTATGTAGAGTGAATGACAGTTAGGTATGTAGGATGGATGACATTAGGTATGTAGGGTGAATGACAGTTAGGTATGTAGAGTGAATGACAGGTATGTAGGGTGAATGACAGGTATGTAGAATGAATGACAGTTAGATATGTAGGGTGAATGACAGGTATGAAGGGTGAATGACATTTAGGTATGTAGGATGAATGACAGGTATGTAGGGTGAATGACAGTTAGGTATGTAGGATGAATGACAGTTAGGTATGTAGGGTGAATGACAGTTAGGTATGAAGGATGAATGACAGGTATGTAGGTTGAATGACAGTTAGGTATGTAGAGTGAATGACAGTTAGGAATGTAGGATGGATGACATTAGGTATGTAGGGTGAATGACAGGTATGTAGAATGAATGACAGTTAGATATGTAGGGTGAATGACAGGTATAAAGGGTGAATGACAGTTAAGTATGTAGGATGAATGACAGGTATGTAGGGTGAATGACAGTTAGGTATTTAGGATGATTGACAGTTAGGTATGTAGGGTGAATGACAGTTATATGTTGGAGGGTGTAAAGGAGAAAGTTTTAAGATAAATGATGTCTGTGCTTAAAGAGGATGTTAACCTTTATATTAACACTGTATATTATAGTTGGACTTGTTCGAACAGGTAGAAGGTCAATGGGGTGTGGGATTTACAAATTTGCACCCCCGCCCAAGTTCATCAATTGACTTGTGCTTTATTGATATGACTTACTTCTTATATTGCCCCAGCCTGTAACGTAGCAGCCATATTGGTGTGGGAGGATGGAACCAGCTGGGGGCAAACAGGCAGGTTGGATGGTGTCACTGAATTCCACACTTTCCTCCAGTTTTATGAGTGAGATATCAAAGCTGGAATAGAGAAAAATAATA encodes:
- the cela2a.L gene encoding chymotrypsin-like elastase family member 2A; the encoded protein is MNPLLVLALCVAGAYSCGVPTYQPVVSRVVNGEDTVPHSWPWQVSLQYLYNGYWYHTCGGSLVASNWVLTAAHCISSSNTYRVQLGKHNLRQVESGQKTINVIKLINHSQWNPNRLSNGFDISLIKLEESVESTDTIQPACLPPAGFILPHQFGCYVTGWGNLQTGGPAPDKLQQGLLLVVDHENCSQPDWWGRSVQTNMICGGGDGIISSCNGDSGGPLNCRNADGAWEVHGVVSFGSSLGCNYPKKPSVFSRVSEFNSWISTTIASN
- the LOC108696870 gene encoding chymotrypsin-like elastase family member 2A, coding for MLFPAALSCGVPTYQPVVSRVVNGEDVVPHSWPWQVSLQYLYNGYWYHTCGGSLVASNWVLTAAHCISSYNTYRVQLGKHNLRYVESGQKIINVIKLINHSRWDPNSLSNGFDISLIKLEESVEFSDTIQPACLPPAGSILPHQYGCYVTGWGNIRTGGPEPDILQQGLLLVVDHENCSQWDWWGDGVRTNMICAGGDGITSSCNGDSGGPLNCRNTHGAWEVHGVVSFGSSLGCNYSKKPSVFSRVSEFNSWISTIIASN